One part of the Moraxella sp. FZFQ2102 genome encodes these proteins:
- a CDS encoding FAD-dependent monooxygenase, which produces MTTDTQHNKTTSTHQPIIIVGGGNVGLSFALLLAHHQIDCVLLEHFRYPTIEVDDDRERTQYLDSRNTALSRRTVQIYQEIGLWDRLQSYACRIDRVLISEVGSFGKASLEKDAEGVESFGQVMENAHLGRQLLLAVKDSPYITLYDGASVTDIAQDEQSASVTVQFDTGESRVLISTLVVACDGQHSSVRKLLGIDVDTHDYGQVGIVGVVQTDEPHRHSAIERFSTAGPLAVLPLTDGRGDGGTDSTQGYRRSVVFICKKGEENQYLNNDDKYLQTLQQVFGTAAGRFVATGKRGAYPLTKVLAHRQVSGRFVIMGNAAHTLHPVAGQGFNLCLRDAYAMANLLAKARADDGDAVDFGRYDRLAAYEQSRLKDQKRVIKFCDTVVGSFCHPNPVMKFARNVGLVCFDKIPGIKPLVATYAMGLKS; this is translated from the coding sequence ATGACCACCGACACACAGCATAATAAGACCACAAGCACGCATCAGCCCATCATCATTGTCGGTGGTGGCAATGTCGGTTTGTCATTTGCGCTTTTATTGGCACATCATCAGATTGACTGCGTGCTGCTTGAGCATTTTCGCTATCCGACCATAGAAGTCGATGATGATCGTGAGCGTACGCAGTATTTGGACAGCCGCAATACCGCTTTGTCGCGCCGCACGGTGCAAATTTATCAAGAGATTGGCTTGTGGGATCGCTTACAAAGCTATGCCTGCCGTATCGATCGCGTGCTGATCAGTGAAGTGGGCAGTTTTGGCAAGGCAAGCCTAGAAAAAGACGCTGAAGGCGTGGAAAGCTTTGGGCAGGTGATGGAGAACGCCCATCTTGGCAGACAACTATTGCTTGCTGTCAAGGACAGTCCATACATCACGCTGTATGATGGCGCAAGTGTGACGGACATTGCCCAAGATGAGCAGTCGGCAAGCGTGACGGTGCAGTTTGACACAGGTGAAAGCCGTGTTTTGATATCGACACTTGTGGTGGCGTGCGACGGTCAGCATTCTAGCGTGCGTAAGCTGCTTGGTATCGATGTCGATACGCATGACTATGGTCAAGTGGGCATCGTTGGCGTGGTGCAGACCGATGAGCCGCATCGACACAGTGCGATTGAGCGATTCAGCACGGCAGGGCCATTGGCGGTGCTGCCACTGACTGATGGCAGGGGTGATGGCGGTACGGACAGCACCCAAGGCTATCGCCGCTCTGTGGTATTTATCTGTAAAAAAGGCGAAGAAAATCAATATCTTAATAATGATGACAAATATCTACAAACCCTGCAGCAAGTCTTTGGCACGGCAGCAGGGCGATTTGTCGCTACAGGCAAACGCGGTGCATATCCGCTGACTAAGGTGCTGGCGCATCGTCAGGTCTCAGGGCGATTTGTCATCATGGGTAATGCTGCGCACACCTTGCATCCTGTGGCGGGACAAGGGTTTAATCTGTGTCTGCGCGATGCTTATGCGATGGCAAATCTGCTTGCCAAAGCGCGAGCCGATGATGGTGATGCGGTGGATTTTGGGCGTTATGATCGCTTGGCAGCGTACGAACAATCACGCCTAAAAGACCAAAAACGCGTGATCAAATTCTGCGATACCGTCGTCGGTAGCTTCTGCCACCCCAATCCTGTGATGAAATTTGCGCGTAATGTTGGTCTTGTGTGTTTTGATAAAATCCCTGGGATTAAGCCATTGGTAGCGACTTATGCGATGGGTTTAAAATCATAA
- a CDS encoding CidA/LrgA family protein, translating into MILKAFLVIFGCLFIGQVVIALTDLPLPPSIIGLVVLFIALQTGVVQLATVEKLAKVLMDYLVLLVIPACISIMQYLDIIRDDLWVLIVAVSLSTVLVLISTAGSYTWLRKLQKSHQQKRTKAGA; encoded by the coding sequence ATGATATTAAAGGCATTTTTGGTGATTTTTGGCTGTTTGTTCATTGGCCAAGTGGTGATTGCACTGACTGATTTGCCATTACCGCCAAGTATCATTGGGCTTGTGGTGTTGTTTATCGCGCTACAAACGGGCGTGGTGCAATTGGCAACGGTCGAAAAGCTTGCCAAAGTGCTGATGGATTATTTAGTTTTACTTGTTATTCCTGCTTGTATTTCGATCATGCAGTATCTTGACATCATCCGTGATGACTTGTGGGTGCTAATTGTCGCGGTCTCATTGAGCACTGTATTGGTGCTGATCAGCACGGCAGGGTCTTATACTTGGCTGCGAAAACTACAAAAGTCGCACCAGCAAAAACGCACTAAGGCAGGTGCGTGA